Proteins encoded within one genomic window of Ostrinia nubilalis chromosome 5, ilOstNubi1.1, whole genome shotgun sequence:
- the LOC135071908 gene encoding inositol-trisphosphate 3-kinase homolog isoform X3: MTVTSKMNSVSRQSVLSRLGPGGLLYAANKILAVAVPGKEDDRWRKDEGALLFKRWRRSGAQAEPAPAPATTAPNAQPSDLLKFLAINALELSAPASDALLKSRSSEWFQLSGHPGSLAPAGPGTVWKRRAAGDHPAHSPERDTYEALAACPHMRSAIPKYYRELEYGGERFIELQDLLHGFRDPHVMDIKMGTRTFLEDEVSNARARTDLYEKMVRLDPNAPTEAEHAARAVTKLRYMQFREQRSSSAEQGFRIEAVKLPGEPPLTDLQNVREPQQLAATVARFLGKDERARRAITTRLREIRDLFERSDFFKTHEIVGSSIFIIYDDERVGAWLIDFAKTRRVPEGTQVNHRSTWQQGNHEEGFLYGLDRLIQTLETARLPSEGSEAAEPDVSR; this comes from the exons ATGACCGTCACCAGCAAAATGAACAGTGTCTCCCGCCAGTCGGTGCTGAGCCGCCTCGGCCCTGGCGGGCTACTTTACGCAGCCAATAAAATTTTAGCG GTCGCTGTGCCTGGCAAAGAGGATGACCGCTGGCGCAAGGATGAGGGCGCGCTGCTCTTCAAGCGCTGGCGCCGCTCCGGCGCCCAGGCCGAGCCGGCGCCCGCCCCTGCCACCACTGCGCCCAATGCACAGCCCTCAGACCTCCTCAAGTTCCTAGCTATT AATGCATTGGAGTTATCAGCTCCCGCTTCGGATGCGCTGTTGAAGTCCCGCTCCTCGGAGTGGTTTCAACTGTCGGGCCACCCCGGCTCTCTGGCGCCCGCCGGCCCGGGCACGGTGTGgaagcgccgcgccgccggcgACCACCCCGCGCACAGCCCCGAGCGCGACACCTACGAGGCCCTCGCAGCCTGCCCCCACATGCGCTCGGCCATCCCCAAATACTACCGTGAACTCGAGTACGGTGGAGAACGCTTCATCGAACTACAAGACTTGCTCCACGGCTTCCGTGACCCCCACGTCATGGACATCAAGATGGGAACCCGCACCTTCCTCGAGGACGAAGTCAGCAACGCTCGCGCCCGCACCGACCTCTACGAGAAAATGGTGCGCCTAGACCCCAACGCCCCCACCGAGGCCGAGCACGCCGCCCGCGCTGTCACTAAACTGAGATACATGCAGTTCCGCGAACAGCGCTCGTCGTCTGCCGAGCAGGGCTTCCGCATCGAAGCCGTCAAGCTGCCAGGGGAGCCGCCGCTGACGGACCTGCAGAACGTTCGCGAGCCGCAGCAGCTCGCGGCGACCGTGGCCCGTTTTCTAGGAAAAGATGAGCGCGCCCGTCGCGCCATCACCACCCGTTTGCGCGAAATACGAGACCTTTTCGAGCGCTCGGATTTCTTCAAGACCCATGAAATCGTCGGGAGCAGTATCTTTATCATTTACGACGACGAACGCGTCGGAGCTTGGTTGATTGATTTCGCTAAGACGCGACGCGTGCCTGAAGGCACGCAGGTGAACCACCGCTCGACCTGGCAGCAGGGCAATCACGAGGAAGGTTTCCTGTACGGTTTAGACAGACTGATTCAGACGTTGGAAACTGCTAGGCTGCCTTCTGAAGGCAGTGAAGCAGCCGAGCCCGACGTGTCGCGTTGA
- the LOC135071908 gene encoding inositol-trisphosphate 3-kinase homolog isoform X4: protein MLTKEFWSRVAVPGKEDDRWRKDEGALLFKRWRRSGAQAEPAPAPATTAPNAQPSDLLKFLAINALELSAPASDALLKSRSSEWFQLSGHPGSLAPAGPGTVWKRRAAGDHPAHSPERDTYEALAACPHMRSAIPKYYRELEYGGERFIELQDLLHGFRDPHVMDIKMGTRTFLEDEVSNARARTDLYEKMVRLDPNAPTEAEHAARAVTKLRYMQFREQRSSSAEQGFRIEAVKLPGEPPLTDLQNVREPQQLAATVARFLGKDERARRAITTRLREIRDLFERSDFFKTHEIVGSSIFIIYDDERVGAWLIDFAKTRRVPEGTQVNHRSTWQQGNHEEGFLYGLDRLIQTLETARLPSEGSEAAEPDVSR from the exons GTCGCTGTGCCTGGCAAAGAGGATGACCGCTGGCGCAAGGATGAGGGCGCGCTGCTCTTCAAGCGCTGGCGCCGCTCCGGCGCCCAGGCCGAGCCGGCGCCCGCCCCTGCCACCACTGCGCCCAATGCACAGCCCTCAGACCTCCTCAAGTTCCTAGCTATT AATGCATTGGAGTTATCAGCTCCCGCTTCGGATGCGCTGTTGAAGTCCCGCTCCTCGGAGTGGTTTCAACTGTCGGGCCACCCCGGCTCTCTGGCGCCCGCCGGCCCGGGCACGGTGTGgaagcgccgcgccgccggcgACCACCCCGCGCACAGCCCCGAGCGCGACACCTACGAGGCCCTCGCAGCCTGCCCCCACATGCGCTCGGCCATCCCCAAATACTACCGTGAACTCGAGTACGGTGGAGAACGCTTCATCGAACTACAAGACTTGCTCCACGGCTTCCGTGACCCCCACGTCATGGACATCAAGATGGGAACCCGCACCTTCCTCGAGGACGAAGTCAGCAACGCTCGCGCCCGCACCGACCTCTACGAGAAAATGGTGCGCCTAGACCCCAACGCCCCCACCGAGGCCGAGCACGCCGCCCGCGCTGTCACTAAACTGAGATACATGCAGTTCCGCGAACAGCGCTCGTCGTCTGCCGAGCAGGGCTTCCGCATCGAAGCCGTCAAGCTGCCAGGGGAGCCGCCGCTGACGGACCTGCAGAACGTTCGCGAGCCGCAGCAGCTCGCGGCGACCGTGGCCCGTTTTCTAGGAAAAGATGAGCGCGCCCGTCGCGCCATCACCACCCGTTTGCGCGAAATACGAGACCTTTTCGAGCGCTCGGATTTCTTCAAGACCCATGAAATCGTCGGGAGCAGTATCTTTATCATTTACGACGACGAACGCGTCGGAGCTTGGTTGATTGATTTCGCTAAGACGCGACGCGTGCCTGAAGGCACGCAGGTGAACCACCGCTCGACCTGGCAGCAGGGCAATCACGAGGAAGGTTTCCTGTACGGTTTAGACAGACTGATTCAGACGTTGGAAACTGCTAGGCTGCCTTCTGAAGGCAGTGAAGCAGCCGAGCCCGACGTGTCGCGTTGA